From Hippoglossus stenolepis isolate QCI-W04-F060 chromosome 4, HSTE1.2, whole genome shotgun sequence, a single genomic window includes:
- the LOC118106009 gene encoding olfactory receptor 11A1-like, translating to MMMNSSLVSYFTLAAYLDSGLLRYLFFMLVLSLYLLILCANVLLIVVICMNRSLHEPMYVFLCSLFVNELYGSTGLFPLLLVQILSDVHTVSRPLCFLQIFCLYSYACVELFNLAVMSYDRYLAICCPLQYNARMTTKKVTMLIAVTWLFPFLAIVVLISLTSPLQLCGNIIHKVYCGNYAIVKLSCSDTTVNNVYGLIYTFLSIILPLLLILYTYMRILKVCFSGSKQTRQKAVSTCTPHLASLLNFSFGVCFQILQSRFNMSSVPHMLGIVLSLYFLTCQPLFTPVLYGLKMSKIWIMCKRMLCGNM from the coding sequence ATGATGATGAACTCCTCACTAGTTTCTTATTTCACTCTGGCTGCTTATCTGGACTCTGGACTGTTGAGATACTTGTTCTTCATGCTGGTCCTGTCGTTGTACTTGTTGATCCTTTGTGCCAACGTGCTGCTGATTGTCGTTATCTGTATGAACAGAAGTCTACATGAACCTATGtacgtgtttctgtgcagcctgtTTGTAAATGAACTGTATGGTAGCACAGGGTTGTTTCCTTTGCTCCTGGTTCAGATTCTCTCAGACGTTCACACTGTTTCTcgtcctctttgtttcctgcagatctTCTGTCTTTATTCTTACGCTTGTGTGGAATTGTTTAATTTAGCCGTGATGTCTTATGACCGATACCTGGCCATCTGTTGTCCTCTGCAGTACAACGCACGTATGACAACTAAAAAAGTTACGATGCTAATTGCTGTAACGTGGTTGTTCCCTTTTCTTGCGATTGTTGTTTTGATATCATTGACTTCCCCTTTACAGCTGTGTGGAAACATCATTCACAAAGTTTACTGTGGAAACTACGCTATTGTCAAACTGTCGTGTTCTGACACCACAGTCAACAACGTCTACGGACTCATCTACACATTTCTCTCCATCATCCTTCCTCTGCTTTTAATCCTCTACACGTACATGAGGATTCTAAaggtttgtttctctggttccaaacagacgagacaaaaaGCCGTCAGCACCTGCACCCCCCACCTGGCCTCGCTGCTCAACTTCTCCTTCGGggtttgttttcaaatattacAGAGCAGGTTCAATATGAGCAGTGTCCCACACATGTTGGGTATTGTATTATCTTTATACTTTCTAACGTGTCAGCCGCTCTTTACTCCCGTACTGTACGGACTGAAAATGTCTAAGATCTGGATCATGTGTAAACGTATGTTGTGTGGAAACATGTAG